The following is a genomic window from Niabella soli DSM 19437.
TTATTCCTGTTTCACTCCGAATGGCTATAGGAATGACCTTTTACGATTCACTTAATACTAATAACACAAGCATGAACTTTGAAGATAAAGTAGCGATCGTAACCGGTGCGGGACAAGGGATCGGATATGAGATCTGCAGACAACTGGCCGAACAGGGCGCCGGGGTTATTTTAAATGATGCGGTGCCGGGGTTGTCAGAAAAAGCAACAGCACAAATCAATCAGCAATATCCTGGCCGGGTACAGGCACTCCCCGGCGATTGCAGTGACCCCGCAATCATCAACCGGATGGTTCAGTACGCCATTGAAACCTTTGGGCAACTGGATATAGTAGTGGCCAATGCGGGAATCACCTTGTTTGGCAATTTTCTTGATTATACGCCCGAAGCGTTTGCTAAAGTGATGCAGACCAATTTGGGAGGCTCTTTCTTCCTGGCGCAGGCCGCTGCAAATCAGATGAAAAAGCAACAGCAAGGCGGCTCCATTCTTTTTATGTCCTCCGTCACCGGTCACCTGGCACATAAAGGGCTGGTGGCCTATGGTATGAGCAAGGCCGCATTAGAAATGCTGGCGCGCAATTTAGTGATCGAATTATCGCAATACGGTATCAACATCAACAGCATCGCCCCTGGCGCAACGCTCACCGAACGTACC
Proteins encoded in this region:
- a CDS encoding SDR family NAD(P)-dependent oxidoreductase; this encodes MNFEDKVAIVTGAGQGIGYEICRQLAEQGAGVILNDAVPGLSEKATAQINQQYPGRVQALPGDCSDPAIINRMVQYAIETFGQLDIVVANAGITLFGNFLDYTPEAFAKVMQTNLGGSFFLAQAAANQMKKQQQGGSILFMSSVTGHLAHKGLVAYGMSKAALEMLARNLVIELSQYGININSIAPGATLTERTTADKNYERVWKKITPGGRPATVGDIANAALFLVHENARHINGQNIVIDGGWTSVGIQPD